One genomic region from Nymphaea colorata isolate Beijing-Zhang1983 chromosome 10, ASM883128v2, whole genome shotgun sequence encodes:
- the LOC116262396 gene encoding uncharacterized protein LOC116262396 isoform X2, with protein MVGSNRITCSENGELGHPVLSGLFLERSVSRAFFALVSNVGVDCVRFRSSREPASPLSFSAGSGYGRKPRRSLIYFPVLLTIEESNEWLQKGGSLYGEKGLGLKEGEEEQKVGFNGWESLNPVVRLWAEELFPMASRMFLDPFKRLKHQYIISQGKKNLSESAKGLGESQGWRGFGQRQDVDFLGAEQLLKLCCHEKFTKLNGFISRVTNSLAETVSSVPIHTESYQKNNRCTFEDDCDGRMLPPILDLIPYAFRWSPLFAKGGGRDDSGNKERMPFGVSTNSSSNKRQWTNILLALNVLVFVAQIASKGKLTSWGAKINSLIERGEIWRLGTSSLLHANIGHLMVNCFSLNSVGPVVEAIGGRNRFLAVYVASAFASSATSYTFCRSPAVGASGAIFGLVGSYAMFVWRHRSVFEDEKHDLLHIVRVIAINMAIGLLSKEIDNWGHLGGLLGGAGVSWLVGPAWTYQYTRNDGRQVFADKPPLHYFCKP; from the exons ATGGTGGGATCAAACAGAATTACTTGCTCGGAGAATGGGGAATTGGGTCATCCTGTTCTCAGCGGGTTGTTTCTCGAACGGTCTGTCTCTCGGGCTTTCTTTGCGTTGGTCTCAAATGTGGGAGTTGATTGTGTACGATTCCGGAGTTCACGGGAACCGGCGTCGCCGTTGAGTTTTTCGGCCGGTTCAGGGTATGGAAGGAAGCCAAGACGAAGTCTAATATACTTTCCTGTATTGTTGACTATTGAGGAATCTAATGAGTGGTTGCAGAAGGGTGGGAGTTTGTATGGGGAGAAAGGTCTCGGGCTAaaggagggagaagaagaacaGAAGGTGGGGTTTAATGGGTGGGAATCGCTTAATCCTGTGGTGCGTCTCTGGGCTGAAGAACTGTTCCCGATGGCCTCTAG GATGTTCCTAGACCCGTTTAAGAGACTGAAGCATCAGTATATTATATCtcaaggaaaaaagaatctTTCTGAAAGTGCCAAGGGACTTGGGGAATCTCAAGGCTGGAGAGGCTTTGGGCAGAGGCAGGATGTTGATTTTCTTGGTGCAGAGCAGCTCCTGAAACTGTGTTGCCATGAAAAATTCACAAAGTTAAATGGGTTCATAAGCAGGGTAACTAACAGTCTTGCTGAAACAGTATCTTCTGTGCCTATACATACG GAGTCCTATCAGAAAAATAATAGATGCACATTTGAGGATGATTGTGATGGAAGGATGCTACCACCAATTTTGGACTTGATACCTTATGCTTTCAGATGGTCACCACTCTTTGCTAAAGGAGGAGGCAGAGATGATTCTGGAAATAAGGAAAGGATGCCTTTTGGTGTTTCCACGAATAGTTCCTCTAACAAAAGGCAGTGGACCAATATTCTTCTCGCCCTTAATGTCTT GGTTTTTGTAGCTCAAATCGCAAGCAAGGGAAAGTTAACATCATGGGGAGCCAAG ATAAACAGTCTTATTGAAAGAGGCGAGATATGGAGGCTTGGTACTTCATCACTTCTGCACGCAAATATTGGTCACCTTATG GtcaattgtttttctcttaattctGTGGGTCCAGTTGTTGAAGCGATTGGTGGACGTAACAGATTTCTTGCAGTGTATGTTGCTTCTGCATTTGCAA GTTCTGCTACTAGCTATACGTTCTGCAGATCACCTGCTGTAGGGGCATCAGGGGCCATATTTGGACTT GTAGGTTCCTATGCTATGTTTGTTTGGCGGCATCGATCTGTTTTTGAGGACGAGAAACATGATCTGCTTCACATTGTCAGGGTTATTGCCATCAATATG GCTATTGGTCTTCTATCAAAAGAAATAGACAATTGGGGCCAT CTGGGAGGCTTgcttggaggtgctggagtatCATGGCTTGTGGGTCCTGCCTGGACTTATCAATATACTCGTAATGATGGCAGACAAGTGTTTGCGGACAAGCCCCCATTGCACTACTTTTGCAAACCATAG
- the LOC116262396 gene encoding uncharacterized protein LOC116262396 isoform X1, with protein MVGSNRITCSENGELGHPVLSGLFLERSVSRAFFALVSNVGVDCVRFRSSREPASPLSFSAGSGYGRKPRRSLIYFPVLLTIEESNEWLQKGGSLYGEKGLGLKEGEEEQKVGFNGWESLNPVVRLWAEELFPMASRMFLDPFKRLKHQYIISQGKKNLSESAKGLGESQGWRGFGQRQDVDFLGAEQLLKLCCHEKFTKLNGFISRVTNSLAETVSSVPIHTQESYQKNNRCTFEDDCDGRMLPPILDLIPYAFRWSPLFAKGGGRDDSGNKERMPFGVSTNSSSNKRQWTNILLALNVLVFVAQIASKGKLTSWGAKINSLIERGEIWRLGTSSLLHANIGHLMVNCFSLNSVGPVVEAIGGRNRFLAVYVASAFASSATSYTFCRSPAVGASGAIFGLVGSYAMFVWRHRSVFEDEKHDLLHIVRVIAINMAIGLLSKEIDNWGHLGGLLGGAGVSWLVGPAWTYQYTRNDGRQVFADKPPLHYFCKP; from the exons ATGGTGGGATCAAACAGAATTACTTGCTCGGAGAATGGGGAATTGGGTCATCCTGTTCTCAGCGGGTTGTTTCTCGAACGGTCTGTCTCTCGGGCTTTCTTTGCGTTGGTCTCAAATGTGGGAGTTGATTGTGTACGATTCCGGAGTTCACGGGAACCGGCGTCGCCGTTGAGTTTTTCGGCCGGTTCAGGGTATGGAAGGAAGCCAAGACGAAGTCTAATATACTTTCCTGTATTGTTGACTATTGAGGAATCTAATGAGTGGTTGCAGAAGGGTGGGAGTTTGTATGGGGAGAAAGGTCTCGGGCTAaaggagggagaagaagaacaGAAGGTGGGGTTTAATGGGTGGGAATCGCTTAATCCTGTGGTGCGTCTCTGGGCTGAAGAACTGTTCCCGATGGCCTCTAG GATGTTCCTAGACCCGTTTAAGAGACTGAAGCATCAGTATATTATATCtcaaggaaaaaagaatctTTCTGAAAGTGCCAAGGGACTTGGGGAATCTCAAGGCTGGAGAGGCTTTGGGCAGAGGCAGGATGTTGATTTTCTTGGTGCAGAGCAGCTCCTGAAACTGTGTTGCCATGAAAAATTCACAAAGTTAAATGGGTTCATAAGCAGGGTAACTAACAGTCTTGCTGAAACAGTATCTTCTGTGCCTATACATACG CAGGAGTCCTATCAGAAAAATAATAGATGCACATTTGAGGATGATTGTGATGGAAGGATGCTACCACCAATTTTGGACTTGATACCTTATGCTTTCAGATGGTCACCACTCTTTGCTAAAGGAGGAGGCAGAGATGATTCTGGAAATAAGGAAAGGATGCCTTTTGGTGTTTCCACGAATAGTTCCTCTAACAAAAGGCAGTGGACCAATATTCTTCTCGCCCTTAATGTCTT GGTTTTTGTAGCTCAAATCGCAAGCAAGGGAAAGTTAACATCATGGGGAGCCAAG ATAAACAGTCTTATTGAAAGAGGCGAGATATGGAGGCTTGGTACTTCATCACTTCTGCACGCAAATATTGGTCACCTTATG GtcaattgtttttctcttaattctGTGGGTCCAGTTGTTGAAGCGATTGGTGGACGTAACAGATTTCTTGCAGTGTATGTTGCTTCTGCATTTGCAA GTTCTGCTACTAGCTATACGTTCTGCAGATCACCTGCTGTAGGGGCATCAGGGGCCATATTTGGACTT GTAGGTTCCTATGCTATGTTTGTTTGGCGGCATCGATCTGTTTTTGAGGACGAGAAACATGATCTGCTTCACATTGTCAGGGTTATTGCCATCAATATG GCTATTGGTCTTCTATCAAAAGAAATAGACAATTGGGGCCAT CTGGGAGGCTTgcttggaggtgctggagtatCATGGCTTGTGGGTCCTGCCTGGACTTATCAATATACTCGTAATGATGGCAGACAAGTGTTTGCGGACAAGCCCCCATTGCACTACTTTTGCAAACCATAG
- the LOC116262396 gene encoding uncharacterized protein LOC116262396 isoform X4, which translates to MVGSNRITCSENGELGHPVLSGLFLERSVSRAFFALVSNVGVDCVRFRSSREPASPLSFSAGSGYGRKPRRSLIYFPVLLTIEESNEWLQKGGSLYGEKGLGLKEGEEEQKVGFNGWESLNPVVRLWAEELFPMASRMFLDPFKRLKHQYIISQGKKNLSESAKGLGESQGWRGFGQRQDVDFLGAEQLLKLCCHEKFTKLNGFISRVTNSLAETVSSVPIHTQESYQKNNRCTFEDDCDGRMLPPILDLIPYAFRWSPLFAKGGGRDDSGNKERMPFGVSTNSSSNKRQWTNILLALNVLVFVAQIASKGKLTSWGAKINSLIERGEIWRLGTSSLLHANIGHLMVGSYAMFVWRHRSVFEDEKHDLLHIVRVIAINMAIGLLSKEIDNWGHLGGLLGGAGVSWLVGPAWTYQYTRNDGRQVFADKPPLHYFCKP; encoded by the exons ATGGTGGGATCAAACAGAATTACTTGCTCGGAGAATGGGGAATTGGGTCATCCTGTTCTCAGCGGGTTGTTTCTCGAACGGTCTGTCTCTCGGGCTTTCTTTGCGTTGGTCTCAAATGTGGGAGTTGATTGTGTACGATTCCGGAGTTCACGGGAACCGGCGTCGCCGTTGAGTTTTTCGGCCGGTTCAGGGTATGGAAGGAAGCCAAGACGAAGTCTAATATACTTTCCTGTATTGTTGACTATTGAGGAATCTAATGAGTGGTTGCAGAAGGGTGGGAGTTTGTATGGGGAGAAAGGTCTCGGGCTAaaggagggagaagaagaacaGAAGGTGGGGTTTAATGGGTGGGAATCGCTTAATCCTGTGGTGCGTCTCTGGGCTGAAGAACTGTTCCCGATGGCCTCTAG GATGTTCCTAGACCCGTTTAAGAGACTGAAGCATCAGTATATTATATCtcaaggaaaaaagaatctTTCTGAAAGTGCCAAGGGACTTGGGGAATCTCAAGGCTGGAGAGGCTTTGGGCAGAGGCAGGATGTTGATTTTCTTGGTGCAGAGCAGCTCCTGAAACTGTGTTGCCATGAAAAATTCACAAAGTTAAATGGGTTCATAAGCAGGGTAACTAACAGTCTTGCTGAAACAGTATCTTCTGTGCCTATACATACG CAGGAGTCCTATCAGAAAAATAATAGATGCACATTTGAGGATGATTGTGATGGAAGGATGCTACCACCAATTTTGGACTTGATACCTTATGCTTTCAGATGGTCACCACTCTTTGCTAAAGGAGGAGGCAGAGATGATTCTGGAAATAAGGAAAGGATGCCTTTTGGTGTTTCCACGAATAGTTCCTCTAACAAAAGGCAGTGGACCAATATTCTTCTCGCCCTTAATGTCTT GGTTTTTGTAGCTCAAATCGCAAGCAAGGGAAAGTTAACATCATGGGGAGCCAAG ATAAACAGTCTTATTGAAAGAGGCGAGATATGGAGGCTTGGTACTTCATCACTTCTGCACGCAAATATTGGTCACCTTATG GTAGGTTCCTATGCTATGTTTGTTTGGCGGCATCGATCTGTTTTTGAGGACGAGAAACATGATCTGCTTCACATTGTCAGGGTTATTGCCATCAATATG GCTATTGGTCTTCTATCAAAAGAAATAGACAATTGGGGCCAT CTGGGAGGCTTgcttggaggtgctggagtatCATGGCTTGTGGGTCCTGCCTGGACTTATCAATATACTCGTAATGATGGCAGACAAGTGTTTGCGGACAAGCCCCCATTGCACTACTTTTGCAAACCATAG
- the LOC116262396 gene encoding uncharacterized protein LOC116262396 isoform X3 gives MVGSNRITCSENGELGHPVLSGLFLERSVSRAFFALVSNVGVDCVRFRSSREPASPLSFSAGSGYGRKPRRSLIYFPVLLTIEESNEWLQKGGSLYGEKGLGLKEGEEEQKVGFNGWESLNPVVRLWAEELFPMASRMFLDPFKRLKHQYIISQGKKNLSESAKGLGESQGWRGFGQRQDVDFLGAEQLLKLCCHEKFTKLNGFISRVTNSLAETVSSVPIHTQESYQKNNRCTFEDDCDGRMLPPILDLIPYAFRWSPLFAKGGGRDDSGNKERMPFGVSTNSSSNKRQWTNILLALNVLVFVAQIASKGKLTSWGAKINSLIERGEIWRLGTSSLLHANIGHLMVNCFSLNSVGPVVEAIGGRNRFLAVYVASAFASSATSYTFCRSPAVGASGAIFGLVPMLCLFGGIDLFLRTRNMICFTLSGLLPSIWLLVFYQKK, from the exons ATGGTGGGATCAAACAGAATTACTTGCTCGGAGAATGGGGAATTGGGTCATCCTGTTCTCAGCGGGTTGTTTCTCGAACGGTCTGTCTCTCGGGCTTTCTTTGCGTTGGTCTCAAATGTGGGAGTTGATTGTGTACGATTCCGGAGTTCACGGGAACCGGCGTCGCCGTTGAGTTTTTCGGCCGGTTCAGGGTATGGAAGGAAGCCAAGACGAAGTCTAATATACTTTCCTGTATTGTTGACTATTGAGGAATCTAATGAGTGGTTGCAGAAGGGTGGGAGTTTGTATGGGGAGAAAGGTCTCGGGCTAaaggagggagaagaagaacaGAAGGTGGGGTTTAATGGGTGGGAATCGCTTAATCCTGTGGTGCGTCTCTGGGCTGAAGAACTGTTCCCGATGGCCTCTAG GATGTTCCTAGACCCGTTTAAGAGACTGAAGCATCAGTATATTATATCtcaaggaaaaaagaatctTTCTGAAAGTGCCAAGGGACTTGGGGAATCTCAAGGCTGGAGAGGCTTTGGGCAGAGGCAGGATGTTGATTTTCTTGGTGCAGAGCAGCTCCTGAAACTGTGTTGCCATGAAAAATTCACAAAGTTAAATGGGTTCATAAGCAGGGTAACTAACAGTCTTGCTGAAACAGTATCTTCTGTGCCTATACATACG CAGGAGTCCTATCAGAAAAATAATAGATGCACATTTGAGGATGATTGTGATGGAAGGATGCTACCACCAATTTTGGACTTGATACCTTATGCTTTCAGATGGTCACCACTCTTTGCTAAAGGAGGAGGCAGAGATGATTCTGGAAATAAGGAAAGGATGCCTTTTGGTGTTTCCACGAATAGTTCCTCTAACAAAAGGCAGTGGACCAATATTCTTCTCGCCCTTAATGTCTT GGTTTTTGTAGCTCAAATCGCAAGCAAGGGAAAGTTAACATCATGGGGAGCCAAG ATAAACAGTCTTATTGAAAGAGGCGAGATATGGAGGCTTGGTACTTCATCACTTCTGCACGCAAATATTGGTCACCTTATG GtcaattgtttttctcttaattctGTGGGTCCAGTTGTTGAAGCGATTGGTGGACGTAACAGATTTCTTGCAGTGTATGTTGCTTCTGCATTTGCAA GTTCTGCTACTAGCTATACGTTCTGCAGATCACCTGCTGTAGGGGCATCAGGGGCCATATTTGGACTT GTTCCTATGCTATGTTTGTTTGGCGGCATCGATCTGTTTTTGAGGACGAGAAACATGATCTGCTTCACATTGTCAGGGTTATTGCCATCAATATG GCTATTGGTCTTCTATCAAAAGAAATAG